One Methanococcus aeolicus Nankai-3 DNA segment encodes these proteins:
- the ppsA gene encoding phosphoenolpyruvate synthase, whose translation MTLIAWLDDLSNEDVNIAGGKGASLGEMWNAGLPVPPAFVVTAEAYRYFINETKLNNKIMEVLEGLDVNNNDELTKKSAEVRKLIESAEMPTDLKIAIVESYSKLGQMTGTDETFVAVRSSATAEDLPDASFAGQQDTYLNMKGADDVVDAVQRCFASLFTPRAVFYREQKGFDHFEVALAAVVQKMVNADKAGVMFTVNPINHNYDEIVIEGAWGLGEGVVSGTVSPDTYIVSKDKKILDVYIATKETMFEKDENGITREIPTPDELKDKRVLSDEELLKLVDKGLVIEKHYNRPMDIEWALENEGVYMLQARPITTLDEKPAKTGGGAKPPSSEDAGGNIILKGIGASPGTASGTVKILNKIEEIDKIKEGDILVTKMTTPDMVPAMKKASAIVTNDGGLTCHAAIISRELGTPCVVGTKKATDVLKEGTIITIDGEKGVVYEGELAKKEEAVQARVVYQGAPLITATEIKVNVSMPEVAERAAATNADGVGLLRAEHMILGTGVHPLKVLKDKGEEGLINVFADGIRVVADAFYPRTITYRTLDAPTDEFRGLEGGEDEPEEHNPMLGWRGIRRGLDQPEILRCELLAVKKLLNEGYKNIMVMIPLVSSVDEIKKVRKLADTVGLRLGKDVEFGVMVETPAAALIIEDIVETDIDFVSLGTNDLTQYTIAIDRNNEYVAKYYRENHPAVLKLIEHVIKTCKKKGVKTSICGQAGSRPAIVEKLVEWGITSISSNIDAIDTIRQTVARTEQRIILDIIRDSKNRSGL comes from the coding sequence ATGACATTAATCGCATGGTTAGATGACCTTTCAAATGAAGATGTGAATATTGCAGGAGGAAAAGGAGCTTCGCTTGGTGAAATGTGGAATGCGGGGTTGCCTGTTCCCCCAGCATTTGTAGTAACCGCAGAAGCATATAGATATTTTATAAATGAAACGAAATTAAATAATAAAATAATGGAAGTTTTAGAAGGGCTTGATGTTAATAACAATGACGAATTAACTAAAAAATCAGCAGAAGTGAGAAAATTAATAGAATCTGCTGAAATGCCAACTGATTTAAAAATTGCCATTGTAGAAAGCTATAGTAAATTAGGGCAAATGACTGGTACTGATGAAACATTTGTAGCAGTTAGGAGCTCCGCCACAGCTGAGGATTTACCTGATGCAAGTTTTGCAGGGCAACAAGATACATATTTAAATATGAAAGGAGCTGATGATGTAGTAGATGCCGTTCAAAGATGTTTTGCATCATTATTTACTCCAAGAGCTGTATTTTATAGGGAACAGAAAGGATTTGACCACTTTGAGGTTGCGTTAGCTGCAGTAGTTCAAAAAATGGTAAATGCCGATAAAGCAGGTGTTATGTTTACTGTAAATCCCATAAACCACAACTACGATGAAATTGTAATCGAAGGAGCTTGGGGATTGGGAGAAGGTGTTGTTAGTGGAACAGTTAGTCCAGATACATATATTGTTAGCAAGGATAAAAAAATATTGGATGTATATATTGCTACAAAAGAAACAATGTTTGAAAAGGACGAAAATGGAATAACAAGAGAAATTCCAACACCTGATGAATTAAAAGATAAAAGAGTATTGTCAGATGAAGAATTATTGAAATTAGTAGATAAAGGATTAGTAATTGAAAAACATTACAATAGACCAATGGACATAGAGTGGGCATTGGAAAATGAGGGCGTATATATGCTTCAAGCAAGGCCAATTACTACGCTAGATGAAAAACCAGCAAAAACAGGAGGGGGAGCAAAACCTCCAAGTTCAGAAGATGCTGGTGGAAATATAATTTTAAAAGGAATTGGAGCATCACCTGGAACAGCATCAGGAACTGTAAAAATATTAAATAAAATTGAAGAAATTGATAAAATTAAAGAAGGCGACATATTAGTTACAAAAATGACAACTCCCGACATGGTCCCCGCAATGAAAAAAGCAAGTGCTATTGTTACCAATGATGGAGGATTGACATGTCACGCTGCAATCATATCTCGAGAATTGGGAACACCTTGTGTAGTCGGAACTAAAAAGGCCACGGATGTTTTAAAAGAAGGCACCATTATCACCATAGATGGTGAAAAAGGAGTGGTTTATGAAGGAGAATTGGCTAAAAAAGAAGAAGCAGTTCAAGCCAGAGTGGTTTATCAGGGAGCTCCCCTTATCACAGCAACAGAAATAAAGGTAAATGTCTCTATGCCAGAAGTTGCTGAAAGAGCAGCCGCAACTAATGCGGATGGAGTAGGGCTTTTAAGAGCAGAACATATGATATTAGGAACAGGAGTTCATCCATTGAAAGTATTGAAAGATAAAGGAGAAGAAGGTCTAATAAATGTATTTGCCGATGGAATTAGAGTTGTGGCAGATGCATTCTATCCAAGAACCATTACTTACAGAACCCTCGATGCCCCAACAGATGAATTTAGAGGATTAGAAGGTGGAGAGGACGAGCCAGAAGAGCACAACCCAATGCTTGGATGGAGAGGAATTAGAAGAGGATTAGACCAGCCTGAAATATTAAGATGTGAATTATTGGCAGTTAAAAAATTGCTTAATGAAGGATATAAAAATATAATGGTCATGATTCCTCTGGTATCAAGTGTAGATGAAATTAAAAAAGTTAGGAAGCTTGCGGATACCGTAGGTTTAAGACTTGGAAAAGATGTAGAATTTGGAGTTATGGTCGAAACTCCTGCGGCAGCTCTAATTATCGAAGATATAGTAGAAACTGATATCGACTTTGTGAGTTTGGGAACAAATGATTTGACCCAATATACAATTGCTATCGATAGAAATAACGAATATGTTGCTAAATATTATAGGGAAAATCACCCTGCTGTATTGAAATTAATAGAGCATGTGATAAAAACCTGTAAAAAGAAAGGAGTAAAAACATCAATTTGTGGTCAAGCTGGAAGCAGACCTGCAATTGTGGAAAAACTCGTAGAATGGGGGATTACAAGCATATCCTCAAATATTGATGCCATAGATACAATTAGGCAGACTGTGGCAAGAACAGAACAGAGAATTATTCTTGACATTATAAGAGATAGTAAAAATAGAAGTGGATTGTAA
- the fsa gene encoding fructose-6-phosphate aldolase yields the protein MKFFLDTANVDKIKEFNDLGMVDGVTTNPTLIAKEGRDFHEVIKEICSIVDGPVSAEVIALDAEGMIEEARELVKLADNVVVKIPMTKEGLKAVNVLSKEGIQTNVTLIFSANQALMAAKAGATYVSPFVGRLDDNGQNGMDLIAEIVQIFTNYGIATEVIVASVRHPIHVIQSAEMGADVATIPFAVLDKMFNHPLTDKGIESFMKDWEEFQKNK from the coding sequence ATGAAATTTTTCTTAGATACTGCAAATGTGGATAAAATAAAAGAATTTAACGATTTAGGAATGGTCGATGGAGTTACAACAAACCCAACGCTAATAGCAAAAGAAGGAAGGGATTTTCATGAAGTAATTAAAGAAATATGCTCTATCGTAGATGGTCCAGTTAGTGCAGAAGTAATAGCATTAGATGCCGAAGGAATGATTGAGGAAGCAAGAGAATTGGTAAAATTGGCAGATAATGTGGTTGTAAAAATACCAATGACAAAAGAAGGTTTAAAAGCCGTAAATGTTTTATCAAAGGAAGGAATCCAAACAAATGTAACACTTATATTCTCAGCAAATCAAGCACTAATGGCAGCAAAAGCGGGGGCAACCTATGTATCCCCATTCGTTGGAAGGTTAGATGACAATGGACAAAATGGAATGGATTTAATTGCTGAAATTGTTCAAATATTCACAAACTACGGAATAGCAACAGAGGTAATAGTTGCATCTGTGAGACATCCAATACATGTTATTCAATCCGCAGAAATGGGAGCAGATGTTGCTACAATTCCATTTGCAGTATTGGATAAAATGTTCAACCACCCATTAACAGATAAAGGAATAGAAAGTTTTATGAAAGATTGGGAAGAATTCCAAAAAAATAAATAA
- a CDS encoding DUF357 domain-containing protein, whose product MDLQNIITKDKINNYLYRTEEAISIIKKAMPPKRSLLYDVAEDYLNMIECYFNDANTFIEKGDYINGFASLNYAYGWIDAGARLGIFDVGDDDIRFTLAK is encoded by the coding sequence ATGGATTTGCAAAATATAATAACAAAGGATAAAATAAACAATTATTTATATCGGACAGAAGAAGCAATATCAATAATAAAAAAAGCAATGCCTCCAAAAAGAAGCTTGTTGTATGATGTTGCAGAAGATTATCTAAATATGATAGAATGCTATTTTAATGATGCAAACACATTTATAGAAAAAGGAGATTATATTAATGGGTTCGCATCTCTAAATTATGCTTATGGTTGGATTGATGCAGGAGCGAGATTAGGAATTTTTGATGTAGGAGATGATGACATTAGATTTACACTGGCTAAATAG
- a CDS encoding DUF555 domain-containing protein, whose product MTNYHVTLQAPYIVKNIEDVEDALGVAISHIGKILNKKGMEYVDIDVGLTICPKCGEPIDCVLVVARTAIVGILLSMKIFNAESSEHAVRIAKSSLGRTLKDIPLEIVDVVEI is encoded by the coding sequence ATGACAAATTATCATGTAACATTACAAGCGCCTTATATTGTGAAGAATATTGAAGATGTTGAAGATGCCCTTGGTGTGGCGATATCGCATATAGGAAAAATATTGAATAAAAAAGGAATGGAATATGTGGATATAGATGTTGGGTTAACCATATGTCCAAAATGTGGAGAACCTATTGATTGTGTTTTGGTGGTTGCAAGAACAGCGATTGTAGGAATATTGTTGTCTATGAAAATATTCAATGCCGAATCATCAGAACATGCTGTTAGGATTGCAAAATCATCATTAGGTAGAACTTTAAAAGACATCCCACTTGAAATTGTGGACGTAGTAGAAATCTAA
- a CDS encoding transcriptional regulator — translation MREIMMSECSELLINNEYIVSQPFSRSCFDIIAKKKNSKFLIKILKNIDSLSVKQSSALLKISNLLNATPLLIGSRTRNYPMEEGVVYERHSIKSITYNTFEQYLKGAPPMVYAGRGGFFVNIDGTELRRIREELNISVGELADFANVSRKTIYKYEQNMANPSVEVAIKIEEYLDSPLINCMELSASNLKENPKNTEDTKNKNDAKINKTNEENEFKSLVMNILNELGFNLTETEKAPFDVVAEKYKVKQKYEEEPRYNPLLLTNIEENDNAEIRKKAMIVNQISNILNSYSLMILENSSNDMGNIKTLSFKELEKMDDAFDLMDYLLDSNKNKK, via the coding sequence ATGAGAGAAATCATGATGTCAGAATGTAGCGAATTATTAATTAATAATGAGTATATAGTTTCACAGCCATTTAGTAGGTCATGTTTCGACATAATTGCTAAAAAAAAGAACTCAAAATTCTTAATAAAAATATTGAAAAATATAGATAGTCTAAGTGTTAAACAGTCATCGGCTCTCTTAAAAATATCTAATTTATTAAATGCCACTCCCCTTTTAATTGGTTCTAGAACAAGAAATTATCCCATGGAAGAAGGCGTAGTTTATGAAAGACATAGTATAAAATCAATCACATATAATACATTTGAACAATATTTGAAGGGAGCTCCTCCAATGGTATATGCTGGAAGAGGAGGATTTTTTGTGAATATTGATGGAACAGAATTAAGAAGGATAAGGGAGGAGTTAAATATATCCGTTGGAGAATTAGCGGATTTTGCAAATGTTTCAAGAAAAACCATATACAAATATGAACAAAATATGGCAAATCCATCTGTTGAAGTTGCAATAAAAATAGAAGAATATTTGGATAGTCCATTAATTAATTGTATGGAATTAAGCGCCAGTAATTTAAAAGAAAATCCAAAAAATACAGAGGATACCAAAAACAAAAATGATGCCAAAATAAATAAAACCAATGAAGAAAATGAATTTAAATCATTGGTTATGAATATATTAAATGAATTAGGATTTAATTTAACAGAAACTGAAAAAGCACCATTTGATGTAGTTGCTGAAAAATACAAAGTGAAACAGAAGTATGAAGAAGAACCCAGATATAATCCATTATTATTAACAAATATAGAAGAAAATGACAATGCAGAAATAAGAAAAAAGGCCATGATTGTTAATCAAATTTCAAATATATTAAATAGTTATTCATTAATGATATTGGAAAATAGCTCAAATGATATGGGAAATATAAAAACTTTGAGTTTTAAGGAGCTTGAAAAAATGGACGATGCTTTTGATTTAATGGACTATTTATTGGATTCAAATAAAAATAAAAAATAA
- the flaK gene encoding preflagellin peptidase FlaK → MVTYIFGLIGLLVASIQDIKSREIEDYIWISMVIFGLIYNIYLSMATGNYFFIINSIFGFIICFVLGYLMFLFGVGGGDGKVLIGMGTLTPNYDMPIYSTLGNILTIGYIPAFPIMVFINGMFFMIFLPIIILIQNLLKGNTPKNFKEIMVLSFGEKMKVSEAKKKNRLIMGRDNDKINLFPSSEDDDFSKYSDDEIIYVTPMIPLIIPITISYIITPFIGDNIIYLIISNIKI, encoded by the coding sequence ATGGTAACTTATATTTTTGGATTAATCGGATTATTGGTAGCGTCTATACAAGATATTAAAAGTAGGGAAATCGAAGATTATATTTGGATATCGATGGTGATTTTTGGATTAATTTATAATATATATTTATCTATGGCAACCGGAAACTATTTCTTTATTATAAATTCAATTTTTGGATTCATAATATGTTTTGTACTTGGCTATTTGATGTTTTTATTTGGGGTAGGGGGAGGAGATGGAAAAGTATTAATTGGCATGGGGACACTTACTCCAAATTATGATATGCCAATTTATTCAACATTGGGAAATATACTTACCATAGGATACATCCCCGCATTTCCAATAATGGTTTTTATAAATGGTATGTTTTTTATGATATTTTTGCCCATAATTATATTAATACAAAATTTATTGAAAGGAAATACGCCAAAAAATTTTAAAGAAATTATGGTGTTATCATTTGGAGAAAAAATGAAAGTTAGCGAAGCAAAAAAGAAAAATAGACTTATAATGGGTCGTGATAATGATAAAATTAATTTATTTCCTTCGTCAGAAGATGATGATTTTTCCAAGTATTCTGACGACGAAATTATATATGTCACTCCAATGATACCATTAATTATTCCTATAACTATTTCATATATTATTACGCCATTTATTGGTGATAATATCATATACCTAATAATATCAAATATAAAAATATAA
- the flaJ gene encoding archaellar assembly protein FlaJ, giving the protein MVLNILPRIGLRPRDYLLKYVFPSTIISIIILAIGLNYFSGYTLLTTLTIPIVIMGGALGYPFIKLHDQKTKINEKLHVFISKFGVLSITDLDRKELIHLLALEKDELGQLADESNKIYVLLNRWNQSLAESCRFLSRRTPSDEFSDFLDRMSYSVDSGEDLKSFLIKEQDIVLNDYIEFYRRSLYMLDIFKEIYVSAITALSFLITFAIITPYIAPYDFISMVIMSLIAFVVLEILLVQIIINQMPRDKLWHQADRPTQIDLSIRKYLIISIILSVITMSALIWGKYIAEIPKLVLIPYQMVFAIGITPLLIGGFKAKREEDLTIRREYNFPDFLRSLGDSVSAKGGGMKDSLEYLSYHDFGPLTKNIKHLYKRMVLNIDSNKTWKLFGVETSSYLIQLFSEMFERCTYLGGNPGLASDIIGNNFRKIIHLRKSKYQSVKQFSGTMYGLAGGMALTLFTVHGVTNMINKLYAGLNMGQVMNLIHVVPSEDMNIVAYLMYASLILYSMFSAYLIKMMDGGHPQVVLVHFVIMVWVVSIVACVTGYVLDIVLGTTISIA; this is encoded by the coding sequence ATGGTGTTAAATATTTTGCCGCGAATAGGATTAAGGCCCAGAGATTATTTATTAAAATATGTTTTTCCTTCGACAATAATATCAATTATTATACTTGCCATAGGTTTAAATTATTTTTCGGGCTACACTTTATTAACTACATTAACAATTCCAATCGTTATTATGGGCGGTGCTTTGGGTTATCCATTTATAAAATTACATGATCAGAAAACTAAAATAAATGAAAAACTTCATGTATTTATATCTAAATTTGGAGTACTTTCAATAACAGATTTAGATAGAAAGGAACTTATACATTTGCTTGCATTAGAAAAAGATGAATTGGGACAGTTGGCAGATGAATCAAACAAAATATATGTATTGTTGAATAGATGGAATCAATCACTTGCTGAATCTTGTAGATTTTTATCGCGCAGGACTCCAAGTGATGAATTTTCAGATTTTTTAGATAGAATGTCGTATTCAGTAGATAGTGGTGAGGACCTTAAATCATTTTTGATTAAAGAACAGGATATTGTTCTAAATGATTATATAGAATTTTATAGGCGATCCTTGTATATGTTGGACATATTCAAAGAAATATATGTTAGTGCAATCACGGCACTTTCATTTCTTATAACTTTTGCAATTATCACCCCATATATAGCTCCGTATGATTTTATATCTATGGTAATTATGTCACTTATTGCTTTTGTTGTATTGGAAATCCTGTTAGTACAGATAATAATAAATCAAATGCCAAGAGATAAATTATGGCATCAAGCCGATAGGCCCACACAAATCGATCTGAGCATTAGAAAATATTTAATAATTTCTATCATATTGTCGGTAATTACTATGTCTGCCCTAATCTGGGGAAAATATATTGCAGAAATTCCAAAATTGGTGTTAATTCCATATCAAATGGTGTTTGCTATTGGTATTACTCCCCTATTAATTGGTGGGTTCAAGGCAAAAAGAGAAGAAGATTTGACCATAAGAAGAGAATATAATTTTCCAGATTTTTTAAGGTCCTTGGGCGATTCAGTATCTGCAAAAGGAGGGGGGATGAAAGACTCTTTGGAATATCTTTCATATCATGATTTTGGTCCATTAACTAAAAATATAAAGCATCTTTACAAAAGAATGGTATTAAACATCGATAGTAATAAAACATGGAAATTGTTTGGAGTTGAAACAAGTAGTTATTTAATACAATTATTTTCGGAAATGTTTGAAAGATGTACATATTTGGGAGGTAATCCTGGATTAGCATCAGATATAATCGGAAATAATTTTCGTAAAATAATACATTTAAGGAAATCAAAATATCAAAGTGTTAAGCAATTCTCTGGTACCATGTATGGATTGGCTGGGGGCATGGCTTTAACATTATTCACAGTTCATGGAGTAACCAATATGATAAATAAATTATATGCAGGACTTAATATGGGACAGGTTATGAATCTTATACATGTTGTGCCATCCGAGGACATGAATATTGTAGCATATCTAATGTATGCAAGTTTAATACTTTATTCTATGTTTTCGGCATATTTAATAAAAATGATGGATGGAGGTCATCCACAAGTCGTTTTGGTGCATTTTGTTATAATGGTATGGGTAGTATCTATTGTAGCATGTGTAACAGGATATGTGCTGGATATAGTATTGGGAACCACTATTTCAATAGCTTAA
- the trm5b gene encoding tRNA (guanine(37)-N1)-methyltransferase Trm5b, whose product MTITEVETTITAKKVLCCKVPTNKGERIRKILLDNNELNKNYKLKKEDNYLFIPIISTDETEIDKSIMENLKKIYNNIEFIEINMLGNPKTNKLNFREYLLKNFKKEIENGAVVLSYDIIGDIVIIQISDNIDENIAKKIGAKALELIPSVKSVYRRKSEILGEFRVRELELLAGEYKTLTMYKENGYRLWVDVEKVYFSPRLGWERKRIMEKVKPEDIVVDMFCGVGPFSIACKNAKKIYAIDINPDAVELLKKNIKLNKLQHKIIPINNDIRKTEVKGNRIIMNLPKFAHLFVDTALKMVEKNGIIHYYTVGTDYNEAINLFKSKCNCEIVEKRIVKSYSPREHIFVLDIKIY is encoded by the coding sequence ATGACAATAACAGAAGTAGAAACAACAATAACAGCAAAAAAAGTGCTTTGCTGCAAAGTTCCCACAAATAAAGGAGAACGAATTAGAAAGATATTGTTGGACAACAACGAACTTAATAAAAATTATAAATTAAAAAAAGAAGATAATTATTTATTTATTCCAATAATTTCCACAGACGAAACTGAAATTGATAAATCTATTATGGAAAATTTAAAAAAAATATACAATAATATAGAATTTATTGAAATTAATATGTTGGGAAATCCAAAAACTAATAAACTCAATTTTAGGGAATATTTACTTAAAAACTTTAAGAAAGAAATAGAAAATGGGGCCGTAGTATTATCTTATGATATTATTGGAGATATTGTAATTATACAGATATCTGATAATATTGACGAAAACATTGCAAAAAAAATAGGGGCTAAGGCCTTAGAGTTAATACCATCTGTAAAATCCGTATATCGAAGAAAAAGCGAAATATTGGGAGAATTTCGAGTTAGAGAATTGGAGCTCCTTGCAGGAGAATATAAAACTTTAACGATGTATAAAGAAAATGGATATAGATTGTGGGTAGATGTGGAAAAAGTTTATTTCTCTCCGAGATTAGGCTGGGAAAGGAAGAGAATAATGGAAAAAGTAAAACCAGAGGATATTGTTGTGGATATGTTTTGCGGAGTTGGTCCTTTCTCAATAGCTTGTAAAAATGCAAAAAAGATATATGCCATAGATATAAATCCAGACGCCGTGGAGCTCCTTAAAAAGAATATCAAATTAAATAAACTCCAACATAAAATAATACCCATAAATAATGATATAAGAAAAACAGAAGTTAAAGGTAATAGAATAATAATGAATCTTCCTAAATTTGCCCATTTATTTGTAGATACGGCACTGAAAATGGTTGAAAAAAATGGCATAATTCATTATTATACTGTTGGAACAGATTATAATGAAGCCATAAATTTATTTAAATCAAAATGTAATTGTGAAATAGTTGAAAAAAGAATTGTAAAATCATATTCTCCAAGAGAGCATATTTTTGTGTTGGATATAAAAATATATTAA
- a CDS encoding type II/IV secretion system ATPase subunit translates to MEDEFNIMMNNNPHLKEYVDKFKKKYKNIPVFNATLSGELKEEIYPNIIYPIGDPLFIHIYGAPKISTTYNVIEPRLMPDEIRAYKSIMDKILEYAPYEEAPEDDEEFEKIIEKLFKRSTKIVNSKNNKKSLFNHLIGGKIKITQDEFYKYDYLLKRDLVGIGVLEPIKRDPYIEDIHIIGSHNCQLIHKLFDLLPTNIYWNDDLELFSYLKNLCERIGRPVSDATPIIDGSLPDGSRLNLLYSSDISLKGPSFTIRKFTDIPISITQIINWGTMSARIAAYLWLCMEYGMSVFICGETASGKTTTLNAILPFIKPKSKIFSCEDTSEVKPPQPVWQQLLTRERGPEESRVTLFDLLRAALRSRPNYIIVGEIRSIEGAVAFQAMQTGHPVLSTFHAASVRKMIQRLNGNPINIPLTFMDNLNVTLFQLAVYNKGKFLRRVVSIEELEGYSKYAEGIVTRGVFEWDPQLDRHNFTGLNNSYILEDKIATVAGYDDPREIYEELDLRTRILEEMVSRNIFGYDEVVKIIWDFYKEGLDGLPFPI, encoded by the coding sequence ATGGAAGATGAATTTAATATAATGATGAACAATAATCCACATTTAAAAGAATATGTAGATAAATTTAAAAAAAAATATAAGAATATCCCTGTATTTAATGCGACATTGTCAGGAGAGTTAAAGGAAGAAATATACCCCAATATAATTTACCCCATAGGAGACCCATTATTTATTCATATATACGGAGCTCCCAAAATTAGTACGACATATAATGTCATAGAACCACGGTTAATGCCTGATGAAATAAGGGCATATAAATCAATAATGGATAAGATTTTAGAATATGCTCCTTATGAAGAGGCCCCCGAGGATGATGAAGAATTTGAAAAAATAATTGAAAAATTGTTTAAAAGATCAACTAAAATAGTTAATAGTAAAAATAACAAAAAAAGCCTTTTTAACCATCTAATTGGTGGAAAGATAAAAATTACACAGGATGAATTTTATAAATATGATTATTTATTAAAAAGAGATTTGGTGGGAATAGGTGTTCTTGAACCCATTAAACGAGATCCGTATATTGAAGATATACATATAATTGGTTCACATAATTGTCAGCTTATCCATAAATTATTTGATTTACTGCCTACAAATATATATTGGAACGATGATTTAGAACTTTTTAGTTATCTAAAAAATTTATGTGAGCGAATCGGAAGGCCTGTTTCTGATGCAACCCCCATTATTGATGGTTCTCTTCCTGATGGTTCAAGGTTAAATCTATTATATTCTAGTGATATTTCATTAAAGGGGCCCTCATTTACTATTCGAAAATTTACGGATATTCCTATAAGTATAACTCAAATTATAAATTGGGGAACCATGTCGGCAAGAATTGCAGCATATTTGTGGTTATGCATGGAATACGGTATGAGTGTATTTATATGTGGTGAGACTGCATCAGGTAAAACCACAACATTAAATGCAATATTGCCATTTATTAAACCCAAATCAAAGATATTTTCTTGTGAGGATACTTCAGAGGTTAAACCTCCGCAGCCAGTATGGCAGCAGCTACTTACAAGGGAAAGAGGACCCGAAGAAAGTAGGGTTACATTATTTGATTTATTGAGGGCCGCTTTACGGTCTAGGCCTAATTATATTATTGTAGGGGAGATAAGGAGTATTGAAGGTGCCGTAGCATTCCAGGCAATGCAAACAGGACACCCCGTTCTGTCAACATTTCATGCTGCAAGTGTTAGGAAAATGATTCAGCGATTAAATGGGAATCCAATTAATATCCCATTAACATTTATGGATAATTTAAATGTAACACTTTTCCAATTGGCAGTATATAATAAAGGAAAATTTTTAAGGAGAGTTGTAAGTATTGAGGAACTTGAAGGATATTCAAAATACGCAGAGGGAATTGTAACTAGGGGAGTTTTTGAATGGGACCCACAGCTTGATAGGCATAATTTTACAGGATTAAATAACAGCTATATTCTCGAAGATAAAATTGCAACGGTTGCAGGTTATGATGACCCCCGGGAGATATACGAAGAACTGGATTTAAGGACAAGAATATTGGAAGAAATGGTATCTAGAAATATTTTTGGATATGATGAAGTAGTAAAAATAATATGGGATTTCTATAAAGAAGGTTTGGACGGCCTTCCATTCCCGATCTAA
- a CDS encoding phosphate ABC transporter substrate-binding protein has product MKKFIGILFGVLLITSFVGFSGCIGGDSNNTTTTTTTTTTNELSGTLKIEGSTTVLPIAKEAAKQFMIKNPKVKVEVSGGGSGVGVKAAGQGLADIGMASREIKSAEKETYPELITHPVGLDGVAIVVNPANPVKSITKEQIKKIYAGEITNWKELGGNDAQINVYTRDEESGTREVFFEKALDKSKIFERATVVTSNGNMKSAVKGDENAIGYLSIGYIDNNVKGLEFEGALPTEENVKNGKYKVSRNLNMITNGEPKGLAKEYLDFVLSPEGQEIVKKEGYMPIK; this is encoded by the coding sequence TTGAAAAAATTCATTGGCATATTATTCGGAGTATTACTTATAACATCATTTGTAGGATTTAGTGGTTGTATAGGGGGAGATAGCAATAATACAACTACAACAACTACAACCACAACAACCAACGAATTATCGGGCACTTTAAAAATTGAAGGTTCAACAACTGTATTGCCCATTGCTAAGGAAGCAGCAAAACAGTTCATGATAAAAAATCCAAAAGTAAAAGTTGAAGTATCTGGCGGAGGTTCAGGAGTTGGAGTTAAAGCCGCAGGGCAGGGATTGGCAGATATTGGAATGGCTTCAAGGGAGATAAAATCAGCAGAAAAAGAAACATATCCTGAATTAATCACTCACCCAGTTGGATTAGATGGTGTAGCAATTGTAGTCAATCCAGCAAACCCAGTAAAATCAATTACAAAAGAACAAATCAAAAAAATATATGCAGGAGAAATCACCAACTGGAAAGAACTTGGTGGAAATGATGCTCAAATCAATGTATATACAAGAGATGAAGAAAGTGGAACAAGAGAAGTGTTCTTTGAAAAAGCTCTTGACAAATCAAAAATATTTGAAAGAGCAACTGTTGTAACCTCAAATGGAAATATGAAATCCGCAGTTAAAGGAGATGAAAATGCAATAGGGTATCTTTCAATAGGATATATTGACAATAATGTAAAAGGACTTGAATTTGAAGGAGCATTACCTACGGAAGAAAATGTTAAAAATGGTAAATACAAAGTTTCAAGAAACTTAAATATGATTACAAATGGAGAACCAAAAGGACTTGCTAAGGAATACTTAGATTTCGTATTAAGTCCAGAAGGTCAGGAAATTGTTAAGAAAGAAGGATATATGCCTATAAAGTAA